In Streptomyces sp. NBC_01426, one genomic interval encodes:
- a CDS encoding polyketide synthase: MTDGPRRGPRPTDAAIVGMGAVFPGAPDLAAYRRNLLAGTDSIGEVPPDRWDPEVYYDPAGAVGPARGDRFYCRRGGFIDGPAAFDPTRFGIMPSAVEGAEPDQLLALHVSAEAVADAGGEERLPADRSRIGVVLGRGGFMGVATARLDQRVRTAHQLAQTLREVAPELGERRIAQVRSAFQDALGPDRPDASIGLVPSFTAARTANRLDFRGPAYTLDAACASSLLAVDQAVGLLAGGRCDVVVAGAVHHCHIATLWSVFTQLRALSPTERIRPFDRRADGTLLSEGTGVVLLKRLADAERDGDRIYAVIRGTGVAGDGRAASLMSPLVTGQVRALERAWREAGLDPRSPGALGLLEAHGTGTPIGDAAELDTLTRVFGTSDEGAGSAGIGFGSVKSMLGHTMQASGIAGLIKAALAVHEGVLPPTLHLEEPHPDLARTRMRPVAVAEPWERGPEPRRAGVNAFGFGGINAHVVLEEAPGASAHPGGGAPRPAPPVRRFLPMGSPTPTPTSTPAATGAGAREDVLLLAGESTADVAELLAAAPSDPLGMSSGDGPCRLAVVGPTPQRLALAAKVLARGRTWHGRGDVWFTPEPLGGRLAFLYPGLEPEFAPVADDVADLLGLDRPRLGRGGELMERALDAIEAGRFFGRALGELGIEADVSAGHSLGEWAAMVAAGMYPREAVDTFLASLRPGSLKVPDLVYAALGCGAPRAEAALHGEDGVVVSHDNCPHQSVVCGDPAGVARVVARLGAEGVLCRELPFRSGFHTPMWEPYLGQVRAAFDRLPLRPAAAGRVWSATTVSPFPASTEEVRELVVRHLLEPVRFRELTLRMYEEAGVRHFVTLGPGSLPGFVEDTLRDRPHLSVAASSPRLSGVAALRRACAALWTQGQAPKWDRLSQDTPPDPIGTPAPSTKLTAPAALTPTAPAGRPAVSRAVPLDLGSPLVRLSPAALARLRAPGPAGAEVPTGSAARAPYRGGTEGGADGGVGDGTGQAPGRAVLRLGLDTLPYVRDHRVYLQPAGWPEESDWFPVVPMTTMLELASQAALAHTARTDHGRDAVEVVGYEDVRALRWLPVEPAHDIEVRVRADGPGRVHVALGEYAGVVVLLGRSFDPAPAPDPTPLRDPGPAPVSADALYRDRWMFHGPRFAGVHEVRTVAADGIRGVLRALPDPGALLDAAGQLFGHWMQLRLPVDRLVFPATVERVRFHGPPPPPHALVAATARIREVRGTTVRGDLELCRPDGRVWARIDGWTYRRFGADERVWPMKFTPEVCGIGEPQPAGWCLARRRWTDPASQELVMRRYLGAAERAVYERRSPRERPAWLLGRIAAKDALRGLLWDGGAGAVFPVEVPVGNDPSGRPVPEGPLVTGVHLSIAHKDRLAVALAHRARPVGVDVETVTTDPDALARIALGQGERALAERLAALDGSSLSAALTTLWCAKEAAAKAEGTGLAGRPRDWRVSGDPGSGVLRVVSPARVAHTVRHDTIPASHPTPLDHLVAWTEPHHDH; encoded by the coding sequence GTGACTGACGGCCCGCGGCGCGGGCCGCGACCGACCGACGCGGCCATCGTCGGGATGGGCGCGGTCTTCCCGGGGGCCCCGGACCTGGCCGCCTACCGCCGCAATCTGCTCGCCGGAACGGATTCCATCGGCGAGGTCCCGCCCGACCGCTGGGATCCCGAGGTGTACTACGACCCCGCCGGGGCCGTAGGGCCGGCGCGCGGGGACCGTTTCTACTGCCGGCGGGGCGGCTTCATCGACGGGCCGGCCGCCTTCGATCCGACCCGTTTCGGGATCATGCCGTCGGCGGTCGAGGGGGCCGAGCCGGACCAGCTCCTGGCCCTGCACGTGAGCGCCGAGGCGGTCGCCGACGCGGGCGGCGAGGAACGGCTGCCGGCAGACCGGTCGCGGATCGGGGTGGTGCTCGGACGCGGCGGTTTCATGGGCGTGGCCACTGCCCGGTTGGACCAACGGGTCCGGACCGCACACCAGTTGGCCCAGACCTTGCGGGAGGTGGCGCCCGAGCTCGGGGAGCGGCGCATCGCGCAGGTGCGCTCCGCCTTCCAGGACGCCCTGGGCCCGGATCGACCCGATGCCTCGATCGGGCTCGTGCCGAGCTTCACCGCCGCCCGGACGGCGAACCGGTTGGACTTCCGGGGCCCGGCCTACACCCTGGACGCGGCCTGCGCCTCCTCGCTCCTCGCGGTGGACCAGGCGGTCGGGCTGTTGGCGGGCGGGCGCTGTGACGTGGTGGTCGCCGGGGCGGTGCATCACTGCCACATCGCCACGCTGTGGAGCGTGTTCACCCAGTTGCGGGCGTTGAGTCCGACCGAGCGGATCCGCCCCTTCGACCGGCGGGCGGACGGAACGCTGCTCTCGGAGGGCACCGGCGTGGTGCTGCTGAAGCGGCTCGCGGACGCGGAGCGGGACGGGGACCGGATCTACGCGGTGATCCGGGGCACGGGGGTCGCCGGTGACGGGCGCGCGGCGAGCCTGATGAGCCCGCTCGTCACGGGGCAGGTACGGGCGCTCGAACGGGCGTGGCGGGAGGCCGGTCTGGATCCCCGCTCCCCCGGGGCGCTGGGGCTCCTGGAGGCGCACGGCACGGGCACGCCGATCGGGGACGCGGCCGAACTGGACACGTTGACAAGGGTGTTCGGGACGTCGGACGAGGGTGCGGGGTCGGCGGGGATCGGCTTCGGGTCGGTGAAGTCGATGCTGGGGCACACCATGCAGGCGTCGGGGATCGCCGGGTTGATCAAGGCGGCGCTGGCGGTGCACGAGGGCGTCCTGCCGCCCACCCTGCACCTGGAAGAGCCGCACCCGGACCTGGCCCGGACGCGGATGCGGCCGGTGGCGGTGGCCGAGCCGTGGGAACGCGGACCCGAGCCCCGGCGGGCCGGTGTCAACGCGTTCGGGTTCGGCGGGATCAACGCCCACGTGGTGCTGGAGGAGGCCCCGGGTGCCTCCGCACACCCCGGTGGCGGCGCGCCGAGACCCGCGCCGCCGGTGCGCCGCTTCCTGCCGATGGGCTCGCCGACCCCGACCCCGACCTCGACTCCGGCCGCGACGGGGGCGGGGGCGCGGGAGGACGTGCTCCTGCTCGCCGGGGAGAGCACGGCCGACGTGGCCGAACTCCTGGCCGCGGCGCCCTCGGATCCGTTGGGCATGTCGTCCGGGGACGGCCCGTGCCGGCTCGCGGTGGTCGGGCCCACGCCGCAGCGGCTCGCGCTGGCCGCGAAGGTGCTGGCGCGCGGGCGGACGTGGCACGGCCGGGGGGACGTGTGGTTCACACCCGAACCCCTGGGCGGCCGGCTCGCGTTCCTCTACCCGGGCCTGGAACCGGAGTTCGCACCGGTCGCCGACGATGTCGCGGACCTGCTCGGCCTGGACCGCCCCCGGCTCGGACGGGGCGGGGAGTTGATGGAACGGGCGTTGGACGCCATCGAAGCGGGCCGGTTCTTCGGCCGCGCCCTCGGTGAACTGGGCATCGAGGCGGACGTGTCGGCCGGTCACAGCCTGGGCGAGTGGGCGGCGATGGTGGCGGCCGGCATGTACCCGCGGGAGGCCGTCGACACCTTCCTCGCCTCGCTGCGGCCGGGCTCGCTGAAGGTACCGGACCTCGTGTACGCGGCACTGGGCTGTGGGGCGCCGCGGGCCGAGGCGGCGCTGCACGGCGAGGACGGGGTGGTGGTCAGCCACGACAACTGCCCGCACCAGTCGGTGGTGTGCGGGGATCCCGCCGGGGTCGCCCGGGTCGTGGCCCGGCTGGGGGCCGAGGGGGTGCTGTGTCGGGAGCTCCCGTTCCGTTCGGGGTTCCACACGCCGATGTGGGAGCCGTACCTGGGTCAGGTCCGGGCGGCGTTCGACCGGCTCCCGTTGCGTCCGGCCGCGGCGGGGCGGGTCTGGTCGGCGACGACGGTGTCCCCGTTCCCGGCGTCGACCGAGGAGGTACGGGAGTTGGTGGTGCGGCATCTCCTGGAGCCGGTGCGCTTCCGCGAGTTGACGCTGCGGATGTACGAGGAGGCGGGGGTGCGGCACTTCGTGACGCTGGGCCCGGGGAGCCTGCCGGGGTTCGTCGAGGACACCCTGCGGGACCGGCCGCACCTGTCGGTGGCCGCGTCCTCGCCCCGCCTGTCGGGCGTGGCCGCATTGCGTCGGGCGTGTGCGGCGCTGTGGACGCAGGGGCAGGCGCCGAAGTGGGACCGGCTGTCGCAGGACACCCCGCCCGACCCGATCGGGACGCCGGCCCCGAGCACGAAGCTCACGGCCCCCGCGGCCCTCACCCCGACCGCGCCGGCGGGCCGGCCGGCGGTGTCCCGCGCGGTGCCGCTGGACCTGGGCTCCCCCCTGGTGCGTCTCTCCCCCGCCGCCCTGGCCCGACTGCGCGCCCCCGGCCCGGCGGGGGCCGAGGTCCCGACGGGGAGCGCGGCCCGGGCCCCGTACCGCGGTGGCACCGAAGGCGGCGCGGACGGCGGTGTCGGTGACGGCACGGGGCAGGCCCCGGGGCGGGCGGTCCTGCGGCTCGGTCTCGACACGCTGCCCTACGTCCGGGACCACCGGGTCTACCTCCAGCCGGCCGGCTGGCCGGAGGAGTCCGACTGGTTCCCCGTCGTCCCCATGACCACCATGCTGGAGCTGGCCTCGCAGGCCGCCCTGGCCCACACCGCCCGCACCGACCACGGCCGGGACGCCGTCGAGGTCGTCGGGTACGAGGACGTCCGCGCCCTGCGGTGGCTCCCCGTCGAGCCCGCCCACGACATCGAGGTCCGTGTCCGCGCGGACGGCCCCGGGCGCGTCCACGTCGCTCTGGGCGAGTACGCCGGCGTCGTCGTGCTGCTCGGCCGGTCCTTCGACCCGGCGCCGGCGCCCGACCCCACGCCGCTGCGCGACCCGGGCCCCGCCCCCGTCAGCGCGGACGCGCTCTACCGTGACCGGTGGATGTTCCACGGCCCCCGCTTCGCCGGGGTGCACGAGGTCCGAACCGTGGCCGCCGACGGCATCCGGGGCGTGCTGCGCGCCCTCCCGGACCCCGGGGCGCTGCTCGACGCCGCCGGGCAGTTGTTCGGGCACTGGATGCAGCTCCGGCTGCCGGTGGACCGGCTCGTGTTCCCCGCCACCGTCGAACGGGTCCGTTTCCACGGGCCGCCGCCCCCGCCGCACGCCCTGGTGGCGGCCACCGCCCGGATCCGGGAGGTCCGCGGGACCACCGTGCGGGGCGATCTCGAACTGTGCCGTCCCGACGGCCGGGTCTGGGCCCGGATCGACGGTTGGACGTACCGGCGCTTCGGCGCCGACGAGCGGGTGTGGCCGATGAAGTTCACCCCGGAGGTCTGCGGGATCGGTGAGCCGCAGCCCGCCGGGTGGTGCCTGGCCCGCCGCCGGTGGACGGATCCCGCGTCGCAGGAGCTGGTGATGCGCCGCTATCTCGGGGCGGCCGAGCGGGCCGTGTACGAGCGGCGGTCACCGCGGGAGCGGCCCGCCTGGCTGCTCGGCCGGATCGCGGCCAAGGACGCGCTGCGGGGCCTGCTGTGGGACGGCGGCGCCGGTGCGGTGTTCCCGGTGGAGGTGCCGGTCGGCAACGACCCGTCGGGGCGTCCGGTACCGGAGGGGCCGCTGGTCACGGGAGTTCACCTCTCGATCGCGCACAAGGACCGGCTGGCGGTCGCCCTGGCCCACCGCGCACGGCCCGTCGGGGTGGACGTCGAGACGGTGACCACCGATCCCGACGCCCTGGCGCGGATCGCCCTGGGTCAGGGCGAACGGGCCCTGGCCGAAAGGCTGGCGGCCCTCGACGGGAGCTCGCTGTCGGCCGCGCTGACCACGCTCTGGTGTGCCAAGGAGGCCGCCGCGAAGGCCGAGGGCACCGGTCTCGCCGGCCGCCCCCGCGACTGGCGGGTGTCGGGCGATCCCGGATCCGGTGTCCTGCGCGTGGTGTCCCCCGCGCGCGTCGCCCACACGGTCCGCCACGACACGATCCCCGCGAGCCACCCCACCCCCCTCGACCACCTCGTCGCCTGGACGGAGCCCCACCATGACCACTGA